In Streptomyces qaidamensis, one DNA window encodes the following:
- a CDS encoding molybdopterin-containing oxidoreductase family protein: MTVTRLKTICRMCHGGCGAVVELVDGVPTDIHGDPDNPTSEGYFCIKGKASLDLLRSPDRLTTPLVRTGPRGSGTFEPVGWEAALDRIAGELATTVARHGPESVALGQGTDRNYQEWVFRLANAIGTPNVVGPAHVCFYPRVMASIMTYGAFTFCDYDGDPEVVLLWGSNKPSTHSDGVIGVKLLRAMERGSRVITVDPRRTQTAARSALHLAVQPGTDCALALGMIKIVIDEGWYDHDFVAAHTCGFAELTEHVRAYDIERVARITGLTPGLIHEATRTYALASRACIEAGTGLSQNENSFDTHRAIALLAAICGNIDAPGGDVIWEPMPIEGRRAFPRPDLLPEEQAKKRIGGGRHKILSMSGWVAPGDLHEAIVTGVPYPVTSLVVFGSNILASHENTELVREAMGKLDLLVVCDLFMTPTARYADVILPTSSWLERDQIVEFNSYIAARRKIATVDGCRSDEEIILELAARLGLERHFFPSLEAALDAKLAGIELTWEQFTKIGYIRNEKRYRKYLDGGFSTRSGRVNLVNNGLRAMGYEPFPVFRCPPEADPALPYVMTSAHPRQFYNTEFHQLPTTARSQTTARVTVHPDTAQREGLTEGEEVDLFSRAGARGVRMTVKISDSVAPNVVMADAGWWYPGESSTDESLRSSVNLLTTNDRSDVHMGSATMRGVAVGIRRLEPDRG; the protein is encoded by the coding sequence TTGACCGTCACCCGGCTGAAGACCATCTGCCGTATGTGCCACGGCGGATGCGGCGCCGTCGTCGAGCTCGTGGACGGCGTCCCCACCGACATCCACGGAGACCCGGACAACCCGACGAGCGAGGGCTACTTCTGCATCAAGGGCAAGGCCTCGCTCGACCTGCTGCGCAGCCCGGACCGGCTGACGACGCCGCTGGTACGGACCGGTCCGCGCGGCTCGGGGACGTTCGAACCGGTCGGCTGGGAAGCCGCCCTCGACCGGATCGCCGGCGAACTCGCCACGACCGTCGCCCGGCACGGGCCCGAGTCCGTAGCCCTCGGCCAGGGGACCGACCGCAACTACCAGGAGTGGGTGTTCCGGCTCGCCAACGCGATCGGGACGCCGAACGTCGTCGGTCCGGCCCACGTGTGCTTCTATCCGCGGGTCATGGCCTCGATCATGACGTACGGCGCCTTCACGTTCTGCGACTACGACGGTGATCCCGAGGTCGTCCTGCTCTGGGGCAGCAACAAGCCCAGCACGCACTCGGACGGCGTGATCGGCGTCAAGCTGCTGCGGGCCATGGAACGGGGCAGCCGCGTCATCACCGTCGACCCGCGGCGGACGCAGACCGCGGCCCGCTCCGCTCTGCACCTGGCGGTCCAGCCCGGAACCGACTGCGCACTGGCACTCGGCATGATCAAGATCGTCATCGACGAGGGCTGGTACGACCACGACTTCGTCGCCGCCCACACCTGTGGGTTCGCCGAACTCACCGAGCACGTGCGGGCGTACGACATCGAGCGGGTCGCCCGGATCACCGGACTCACACCCGGGCTCATCCACGAGGCGACCCGCACCTACGCCCTCGCCTCACGGGCGTGCATCGAGGCCGGAACCGGTCTGTCGCAGAACGAGAACTCCTTCGACACCCACCGCGCGATCGCCCTCCTCGCCGCGATCTGCGGCAACATCGACGCTCCCGGCGGCGACGTGATCTGGGAACCGATGCCGATCGAGGGCCGGCGTGCCTTCCCCCGCCCGGATCTGCTGCCCGAGGAGCAGGCGAAGAAGCGGATCGGCGGCGGCAGGCACAAGATCCTCTCGATGTCCGGCTGGGTCGCGCCGGGAGACCTGCACGAGGCCATCGTGACCGGGGTGCCGTACCCGGTCACCTCGCTGGTGGTCTTCGGCAGCAACATCCTGGCCTCGCACGAGAACACCGAGCTGGTCCGCGAAGCGATGGGCAAGCTGGACCTGCTCGTCGTGTGCGACCTGTTCATGACGCCGACAGCCCGGTACGCCGACGTGATCCTGCCGACCTCCAGCTGGCTGGAGCGTGACCAGATCGTCGAGTTCAACTCCTACATCGCCGCCCGGCGGAAGATCGCCACGGTCGACGGCTGCCGCTCCGACGAGGAGATCATCCTCGAACTCGCCGCCCGGCTCGGCCTGGAACGGCACTTCTTCCCCTCACTGGAAGCCGCTCTCGACGCCAAGCTGGCCGGCATCGAGCTCACCTGGGAACAGTTCACGAAGATCGGCTACATCCGGAACGAGAAGCGGTACCGCAAGTACCTCGACGGCGGATTCAGCACCCGGTCCGGACGCGTGAACCTGGTGAACAACGGGCTGCGGGCCATGGGCTACGAGCCGTTCCCCGTCTTCAGGTGCCCACCGGAGGCCGACCCGGCCCTGCCGTACGTGATGACCAGCGCCCATCCGCGCCAGTTCTACAACACCGAGTTCCACCAACTGCCCACCACCGCGCGCAGCCAGACGACGGCGCGGGTGACCGTCCATCCGGACACCGCGCAGCGGGAGGGGCTGACAGAAGGCGAAGAGGTGGACCTCTTCTCACGGGCCGGTGCGCGCGGGGTGCGCATGACGGTCAAGATCTCCGACTCCGTCGCACCGAACGTCGTGATGGCGGACGCCGGCTGGTGGTATCCGGGCGAGTCCTCGACCGACGAGTCGCTCAGATCCTCGGTCAATCTCCTGACGACCAACGACCGTTCCGACGTGCACATGGGGAGCGCGACGATGAGAGGTGTAGCAGTGGGAATACGGCGCCTGGAGCCGGACCGTGGCTAG